Part of the Sulfobacillus acidophilus DSM 10332 genome, CCCCCCGGACCATGGCGATGAAAAAGTTGGCCAAGTTACTCAGCAAAAAGACTCGATTTTCAAAAAGGGATAACGATAACAGGGGATAAGCGGCGGTTTTTTCCAGCCGGATAAATAACATGGCGCCCAGGGCTCCCATGAGGAGTGCACCAACAGCCAACGGTTGGGTCCATCCCATAATGCCGCCGGCCGTAACCCCCATCAAGAGCGCGACCAAACTAACAATGTACGTGATATTACCGCGATAATCGAGCGCAGGTTCCCGAGCGGGAGGTACAACGTCCTGGAGTTGTTTCCAGGCCCACAGGGTTCCCACAATGCCAATCGGCACGTTAAACCAAAAAATCCAGTGCCAGGAAAACCAGGTGACCAGCAAACCGCCGAGAATGGGGCCCAAGACTTGCCCTAAGGCGATGACGATGCTGTTAATCCCAAGGGCCAAACCGAGTTCGTGTCGGGGAAAAGCATCGGTGACGATGGCGGTGGAATTGCCCATGACCATGGCTCCGCCGATGGCTTGGATGCCGCGAATGACCAGCAGCAAAAGGCCGTTCGGGGCCAGACCAGCCAACAAAGCGGCCACCGTAAAAATGGCAAAACCGGCCACATAGAGCTTTTTTCGGCCCCAGACGTCCGATAGTCGTCCAACGGTCAGAACCAGTGCCGTTTGAACCACCATGTAAACCAGCAGAACCCAAATTGCGAGAAACGTGCTCATATGGAGTACGCGGGTCAGGGTCGGTAACGCGATTAAAAGGGTGGTGCTGTTCAATACGGCCATCAACATCCCCACGCTGGTAGCGGAAAGCGCCCACCACTTATACCCGTTCGGTCTCTTCGGCATCCGGCATTCCACCTCGTTGGTTAATCTTTTCACGAGTTATCATGCGCCCTTAAGTCGGCCTCCCCAATTCCTCTTGTGGTATAATCGGCTATAAAATTTCTTTATAGGGTGATTGGGTGGAGACTGGAATCACATTGACGCAACTGCGGATTCTTGTGGCGATTGCCGATTACGGGTCTTTATCGCAGGCCGCTTGGCATTTAGGGATGACCCAACCGGCATTGACGCGTCAAGTGCGGCTTTTGGAAGAACAGGTGGGACGACGCCTCTTTGATCGGGATGCGCGGGGAACCCGCATTCGTCCTGACAGTGTGATATTGGTTGACCGGGCGCGGCAGATATTAGCCGAGGTCGAGGCGTTTTCGGACGGATTAGATCGCAATTTGGTCCAAGGAGAGGTGCGGATGGGGATTGTTCCGACAGCGGCGGCTCACGGATTTCCCGAAATGTATCGGCGGCTGGTGCAGCGATATCCCGCCCTCAAAATCGATGTGCACGAAATGTACACGGCACAATTGGTCGAAGGTATTCGGCATGGAGATTTGGATTTAGCTTTAGGGTCGTTACCCATGGCAGCGACGGATGTCGGCATTAGCCGCCTGTGGTCGGAAGAGTTGGTGGCCATTTTCCCCGGGAATGAGGTGGAGCCGGAACCGCCGGTGACCATCCGCGATTTGGCGGTTCGGCCCTTTGTGGGTTTTACGGTGGGACACGGCTTGTCCCGCCGGGTATTGGAATTATTTCATGAACAGGATGTGCAGCCGCAAGTCCGTTATGAAGCGCGCGGCATTGCCACGGTGATTGGGTTTGTGGCCGCCGGACTCGGCATCTCGGTAGTACCGGCTCCTATGGCCCGCATTTATCAACAAGCCGGACTCATCCATATCGCTCCCTTAATGCCGCGGGCATATCGTCAAATGATCTTAATCTATTCATCCGGCCATGTTCTGCGAAATTCCGTCCGTGCCATCGTCCGCTTTATGGAATCGGAGTCGAAACGGACTCGTCCTTAATGGCCGGTTTCGCGGGTTCGATGGCTGACCCAATGCCAGACCCAGGCGCCCACCGCCGCCAAGAGGGCAACCCAAATAATCGTTCCGAGATGCCAAAAAAAGAACCCGATAAACCAAATCGCCAAAAGGACCAAACCGATGACCAGCCACATGGACCCTCGTCCTCCTTTAACTTTTTCTCTAGTGTGCCCGAGTCGATACGGGTCATACCGATTTGGCCGAAGGCCGGATGCCAGTTCGCCGATTTTTAACGAGGGCATCTCTGGCGTTGCTTACGGTATCCTTTAGAACCAATGGGTAACCGACCACCGAAAACTGCCGTTTTCATCTAACGGTGACGTATTTTTGAACGGGCAATTTGCCTAGCAGGCGCTGAAAAAGGAGGACGTGATGAACGCGGGATCTATGATGATGAGCCGGTTGCTAATCCTTCTCATTGCCGGGACGGTCATCTATTGGCGTGCCCGGCGAAATCTCGGGCCGCAAATCGTGAGACCGGGCGTGTTAATCGGTCGGGTGGTGTTGTCGGGTGGCCTCGGATTGTTATTGGTCGGTGGGGTGGCGGAGGACGGAATTTTATGGGCCGGCATGGCGATTGGCGCAGGAGTAGGGATCGTTTTGGCCGTGTTGAGCCTTCGTCACACCCGGTTCACCGTCCAACCGCCGGTTGTACAGTATCAAGCCAACCCTTATATCGGGGGGGCGGTTATTGGGGTCACGGTGCTCCGAATCATCGACGACGCGCTCTTTCCGGTGACGGTTACCTCGGCCCGACCGAGCCATGTGCTTGTTGCGGGGATGAAAGGGGCGGTGACCGAGTTTTTCCTCCTGTTATTCTTAGCCTATTGGTTTGGATATTCCCTCGGCCTGTTAAGGGCGGCTCACCGGTTATTGCCGCCCAAAACCCCAGGCGCGATTTAATTACCCGTATTATGAATGGGCAGGGCAACCCAGATGGCGGTCATCGATTTCCCGTTTTCGATCATGACGGCTATGATATGGCCTCTGAGCGGCGGAAGCGTGATAAAGCCCAGGGGCGTTTCTTGGGGCGTGCCGAAAGGGATCATGCGCCCACCGGATTGGTTCACCCATAGGGTGTAGAGGGCATGCGGGGGCGCGATCACGTTGACCGTTACCGGGGTGTCTTTCATGGCAATCGTCCCTAATGTCCAGGACCAGTCACGATGATAAGGGGGGACGATCCAGTGGCTGTCCGGACTGGTGATCCACCCTAAGGGTGCGGCATTTCCGCCCGGACTGGCCCCCGCAATGGCGATGGGACCCTTTTGCGGTATATAAAGCGCGAGAGGCCATTCCTGTCGGGGCATCCCTACGGTATAGGCGAGACGGTAATAGAGATGGAGACGATAAGCCAAGGAGGTGTTGCCGGGTTGTAACACGGGGGTTAACCGGGGGATTTGGGGAATAGGGCCTACGGCTGCGGGCATGGTCGAAAAAGCGCCCGTCAAGACGGTAACAATGCCGATTAGCCCGAAGGCGGCAAACGTGCTGCGGCTCATGAGACGGGTTTCTCCGCGACCCATGCCGGGACAATATTCCACATGTATGGTCACCTCCTGTGAAAAATAGATTCCGGTGAGTACCACCGCCGGTAGTGTTAACTCGCCGCCGAGGTCGGCTCCACCATGACCCGATAGCCCAAGGCTTCGAGCCGGCGAATTTCCCGGCGGACCAAGGCCTGCCGATCCCGCTGATCATAATAGGTAGCGCCCAAATCTTCGTAGACAGCCCCCGGGGTCCGTAAGATCGCATAGACCGCGATCAAAATGTGGCGCCCGGTCGCCACGGCCGCGCGTTGCTTCCCGCGGCGGCCTGCGAGGCGGTGATACACCGCCCCCAGATAGGTCGGGGTCTTGCCGGCGGCATGGCCGCTTTGAGTCAAGGCGGCCCGCAGCGCTTTACTGCCCTTACGGGTGCGCGTCGGTCGTGCTTTCCCCGCACTCTCGTGCTGTCCGGGGCTGAAGCCGGCCCAGGAGACCAGATGCCCGGCGGACGGGAACCGTTGCAGATCGGTCCCAATCTCGGCGATAATGATCTCGGCCGTGCGACGCTCGACCCCGGGAATGGTTTGCAACCGGGTGAGGGCGTCGTCAAAATTTGCGAGGCGCGTGGCGATTTCCTCCGACAGCGCCGCAATCTGGCGGTCCAAAAAGGCCACATGTTGGAGCTGCACGCGCAGCATCAGGCGCTGATGGGCCGTCACCAAGCCGGTCAAGGCATGGATCAGGGTGTCCCGGGAGGCGCGGATCCGGGGATCGGCCAAATCGGCGAGGGCCGCCGGGTCGGTCATGCCGTCCGCCAGGGCGGCGAGAATGCGCTGGCCGGTGACACCCAATACATCGCTGATGACGCTCCCGAGCTTGACATTGG contains:
- a CDS encoding major facilitator superfamily MFS_1 (PFAM: Major Facilitator Superfamily~TIGRFAM: drug resistance transporter, EmrB/QacA subfamily~COGs: COG2814 Arabinose efflux permease~InterPro IPR011701~KEGG: dmr:Deima_0910 EmrB/QacA subfamily drug resistance transporter~PFAM: Major facilitator superfamily MFS-1~SPTR: Drug resistance transporter, EmrB/QacA subfamily) — encoded protein: MPKRPNGYKWWALSATSVGMLMAVLNSTTLLIALPTLTRVLHMSTFLAIWVLLVYMVVQTALVLTVGRLSDVWGRKKLYVAGFAIFTVAALLAGLAPNGLLLLVIRGIQAIGGAMVMGNSTAIVTDAFPRHELGLALGINSIVIALGQVLGPILGGLLVTWFSWHWIFWFNVPIGIVGTLWAWKQLQDVVPPAREPALDYRGNITYIVSLVALLMGVTAGGIMGWTQPLAVGALLMGALGAMLFIRLEKTAAYPLLSLSLFENRVFLLSNLANFFIAMVRGAVILLFVFYFQGARGDSPLEAGLLVIPLAAAMGVIGPISGWLADHIGPRVPASLGALCVAIGFVGFGITLHRSTGYGLIAVWMILVGFGNGLFNSPNTSTIMGAVSPQSRGVAAGIRTMLFNTGGVFAIALVMALIASRLPSSVMMAVLAGETARISTSGLENLLLALRSIFLILAIIALAAALFSWIPARRQDPTPTVSRLSHTRVS
- a CDS encoding transcriptional regulator, LysR family (PFAM: LysR substrate binding domain; Bacterial regulatory helix-turn-helix protein, lysR family~COGs: COG0583 Transcriptional regulator~InterPro IPR000847:IPR005119~KEGG: axy:AXYL_02995 HTH-type transcriptional regulator CatR 2~PFAM: LysR, substrate-binding; HTH transcriptional regulator, LysR~SPTR: Transcriptional regulator, LysR family), which produces METGITLTQLRILVAIADYGSLSQAAWHLGMTQPALTRQVRLLEEQVGRRLFDRDARGTRIRPDSVILVDRARQILAEVEAFSDGLDRNLVQGEVRMGIVPTAAAHGFPEMYRRLVQRYPALKIDVHEMYTAQLVEGIRHGDLDLALGSLPMAATDVGISRLWSEELVAIFPGNEVEPEPPVTIRDLAVRPFVGFTVGHGLSRRVLELFHEQDVQPQVRYEARGIATVIGFVAAGLGISVVPAPMARIYQQAGLIHIAPLMPRAYRQMILIYSSGHVLRNSVRAIVRFMESESKRTRP
- a CDS encoding transposase IS116/IS110/IS902 family protein (PFAM: Transposase IS116/IS110/IS902 family; Transposase~InterPro IPR002525:IPR003346~KEGG: gka:GK2025 transposase~PFAM: Transposase, IS116/IS110/IS902; Transposase, IS111A/IS1328/IS1533~SPTR: Transposase), translating into MDLEVVVTHGAGLDVHKKVIVATVLTPTVKETRSFGTLTPDLLALADWLQSCGVTHVAMEATGVYWKPVVNLLEAYPFEAVMVVNPQHIKGMPGRKTDVQDSQWIAGLLRIGALKASYIPPRPQRELREIVRYRTSLQQARATEANRIQKVLEGANVKLGSVISDVLGVTGQRILAALADGMTDPAALADLADPRIRASRDTLIHALTGLVTAHQRLMLRVQLQHVAFLDRQIAALSEEIATRLANFDDALTRLQTIPGVERRTAEIIIAEIGTDLQRFPSAGHLVSWAGFSPGQHESAGKARPTRTRKGSKALRAALTQSGHAAGKTPTYLGAVYHRLAGRRGKQRAAVATGRHILIAVYAILRTPGAVYEDLGATYYDQRDRQALVRREIRRLEALGYRVMVEPTSAAS